The following proteins are co-located in the Euwallacea fornicatus isolate EFF26 chromosome 16, ASM4011564v1, whole genome shotgun sequence genome:
- the LOC136344165 gene encoding zinc finger protein 664-like isoform X1 → MNFQNVCRTCLQTPKSAKTKNIFEEAKHLLGKIEAISSVVRRNEFQIEENSELPSQICEECVTNINHFYNFRKVIINTDLDLKARLENLKQTNYAFKPRNNTNGNTNFKMENLIDEIDIKVENLDPEFDVPVQGEYQEPLLPVKEDSGNGPKGIYQCTKCELQFDTRVRLKRHKKSAHITAGICNICGKVVRSDNLSKHVRMHSEDPVKCPECGRGFKNNESMRSHKLLHKNKDGYTCEFCGKSFKRKQGHTKHLKLHKDRNDMKITCSQCGKSVYDIKRHIMETHTGRKPYICEFCNKAFARGHALKVHSRQHTNERPYTCNYCEDTFPQKVSLTTHLKSKHGITEVADISVNVGV, encoded by the exons atgaattttcaaaacgtCTGCAGAACATGCCTTCAAACTCCCAAAAgtgcaaaaacaaaaaacatatttgaagAAGCAAAGCAtcttttaggaaaaattgaagCAATTTCTTCTGTAGTG CGTAGAAATGAATTTCAGATTGAAGAAAACAGCGAACTTCCAAGTCAAATTTGTGAAGAATGTGTCACCAACATCAATCATTTTTACAACTTCCGCAAAGTAATTATTAACACTGATCTCGACTTAAAAGCCCgactggaaaatttaaaacaaactaacTATGCATTTAAACCTCGCAATAATACCAATGGAAataccaattttaaaatggagaATTTAATTGATGAAATAGACATTAAAGTGGAAAATTTAGACCCTGAGTTTGACGTGCCTGTACAAGGTGAATATCAAGAGCCTCTACTACCAGTTAAAGAAGATAGTGGCAATGGACCTAAAGGAATTTATCAATGTACAAAATGTGAATTGCAATTTGACACTAGAGTAAGGCTTAAGAGGCATAAAAAATCTGCGCATATAACTGCAGGAATTTGCAATATTTGTGGCAAGGTAGTTAGGTCTGACAATTTAAGTAAACATGTGAGAATGCATTCAGAAGATCCTGTTAAGTGCCCAGAGTGTGGGAGggggtttaaaaataatgagtcTATGAGATCACACAAACTCCTTCATAAAAATAAGGATGGCTATACTTGTGAGTTTTGCGGAAAGTCTTTTAAACGAAAACAGGGCCATACCAAACACCTCAAACTGCATAAAG ACCGGAATGATATGAAAATAACTTGTTCTCAGTGTGGTAAAAGTGTTTATGATATTAAAAGACATATAATGGAAACACATACTGGAAGAAAACCATATATTTGCGAATTTTGCAATAAGGCATTTGCCAGGGGTCATGCCTTAAAAGTTCATAGCAGACAACACACAAATGAAAGACCTTACACTTGTAATTATTGTGAAGATACTTTTCCTCAGAAGGTATCTTTAACAACACATTTGAAATCAAAACATGGTATAACTGAAGTTGCTGATATTAGTGTAAATGTGGGAGTGTAA
- the LOC136344165 gene encoding zinc finger protein 664-like isoform X2 — protein MNFQNVCRTCLQTPKSAKTKNIFEEAKHLLGKIEAISSVVIEENSELPSQICEECVTNINHFYNFRKVIINTDLDLKARLENLKQTNYAFKPRNNTNGNTNFKMENLIDEIDIKVENLDPEFDVPVQGEYQEPLLPVKEDSGNGPKGIYQCTKCELQFDTRVRLKRHKKSAHITAGICNICGKVVRSDNLSKHVRMHSEDPVKCPECGRGFKNNESMRSHKLLHKNKDGYTCEFCGKSFKRKQGHTKHLKLHKDRNDMKITCSQCGKSVYDIKRHIMETHTGRKPYICEFCNKAFARGHALKVHSRQHTNERPYTCNYCEDTFPQKVSLTTHLKSKHGITEVADISVNVGV, from the exons atgaattttcaaaacgtCTGCAGAACATGCCTTCAAACTCCCAAAAgtgcaaaaacaaaaaacatatttgaagAAGCAAAGCAtcttttaggaaaaattgaagCAATTTCTTCTGTAGTG ATTGAAGAAAACAGCGAACTTCCAAGTCAAATTTGTGAAGAATGTGTCACCAACATCAATCATTTTTACAACTTCCGCAAAGTAATTATTAACACTGATCTCGACTTAAAAGCCCgactggaaaatttaaaacaaactaacTATGCATTTAAACCTCGCAATAATACCAATGGAAataccaattttaaaatggagaATTTAATTGATGAAATAGACATTAAAGTGGAAAATTTAGACCCTGAGTTTGACGTGCCTGTACAAGGTGAATATCAAGAGCCTCTACTACCAGTTAAAGAAGATAGTGGCAATGGACCTAAAGGAATTTATCAATGTACAAAATGTGAATTGCAATTTGACACTAGAGTAAGGCTTAAGAGGCATAAAAAATCTGCGCATATAACTGCAGGAATTTGCAATATTTGTGGCAAGGTAGTTAGGTCTGACAATTTAAGTAAACATGTGAGAATGCATTCAGAAGATCCTGTTAAGTGCCCAGAGTGTGGGAGggggtttaaaaataatgagtcTATGAGATCACACAAACTCCTTCATAAAAATAAGGATGGCTATACTTGTGAGTTTTGCGGAAAGTCTTTTAAACGAAAACAGGGCCATACCAAACACCTCAAACTGCATAAAG ACCGGAATGATATGAAAATAACTTGTTCTCAGTGTGGTAAAAGTGTTTATGATATTAAAAGACATATAATGGAAACACATACTGGAAGAAAACCATATATTTGCGAATTTTGCAATAAGGCATTTGCCAGGGGTCATGCCTTAAAAGTTCATAGCAGACAACACACAAATGAAAGACCTTACACTTGTAATTATTGTGAAGATACTTTTCCTCAGAAGGTATCTTTAACAACACATTTGAAATCAAAACATGGTATAACTGAAGTTGCTGATATTAGTGTAAATGTGGGAGTGTAA
- the LOC136344155 gene encoding nonsense-mediated mRNA decay factor SMG7-like isoform X1 has translation MGYKAAIQILKQAEELKLKVLKKSDLLNDSEIWKNQQQLQNIYHEVLVLDLEYALDKKVELDLWNIGFKNHITDLQEKTRDKKNSRRSDFQALLTWTLESASGFYLSLLEELCNAFDIDLPFRRRGIIYGQQTVNNDQATIPQIASCSYICQYCLVHLGDIARYRNQRRQAESFYKQAILVSPHSGHPYNQLALLEASQGDKLSTVFYYIRATCVKIPFPASTTNLVNVLSSAIDKEGTIEKIQTKMTVNEYIQLFLCAHGHFQTMLDIKQAQLAVKSLNSVMTALVATQSFKTKELIKISVINLYAFTYLGRDKELTDDEVKIKDLILQLIAGSLSAFLMPIYTLQNEESLLEYYALPAVKILMYFLTNKPDTLKCKVFKERMQIWPSLCKLVNSAQSLLIGFNYNKFSKSSLLEDRHLQGFLPLEKNLKELNFNVDIDDCEVESKVRMRRIVDFAKWLCDHDLDGVKLITKTENKGVINFEAVLSQPDPTNELLEEMKSFTIQEPKDDKSTITSFDKKAGILKPQGSLEKSREEREVKSVNTGGDVTLKLYDSVKSKRAKHNVVLQSIFKKMEESKQVKFNVEESEVKDKTVKFEALKASIPQIPPKQQPNNQFSNNQPVRTQSFNQNHLAFPPQPLPFQQQQQQSQPPNDYLTNLRNLGKGVDNMMPQFSKNGPYSNPNMLPPQQPPVKFPPSFNIPPPHFNTWGREDLKLPPSGPHNSWWGTFNQPSNPNFANQAQNPYGEVKPNFSGFSNPPNQSFVAQRPPEPSNYNTMSFPHNIQPMQYNINQQQMVKVGPQNNSNRAPYDPFGSAWSVNRNFGDETGPQSSMSMRQAMLKEGTLPGGRQGMQEMPPQSPGAYSLFNNTSWAPSVPNHPRGNKMADNVGFNGPQHSLFGGPGPQSLAQLLEYQQNQMGPNVRGNGATHNQDT, from the exons aTGGGTTACAAAGCAGcaatccaaattttgaa GCAAGCAGAAGAATTGAAACTTAAagtacttaaaaaaagtgactTGTTAAATGATTCTGAAATCTGGAAAAACCAACAACAGCTTCAAAACATATACCATGAGGTTTTAGTGCTAGATCTGGAATATGCTCTAGATAAGAAGGTAGAACTTGATCTTTGGAATATAGGCTTTAAAAACCACATAACAGATTTGCAAGAAAAGACAAGGGATAAAAAG AATTCCCGCAGATCCGACTTTCAAGCTCTTTTAACATGGACTTTAGAGTCAGCATCAGGCTTTTATTTATCCCTTTTAGAAGAACTCTGCAATGCCTTTGACATAGACTTGCCATTTAGACGGCGAGGCATCATTTATGGGCAGCAAACTGTCAATAATGATCAGGCGACAATTCCACAAATTGCTTCTTGTTCCTACATTTGCCAGTATTGTTTAGTTCATTTGGGTGACATTGCAAGATACAGAAATCAAAGAAGACAAGcagaaagtttttataaacaagCAATTTTGGTGTCACCACACAGTGGGCATCCATATAATCAGTTGGCTTTACTTGAGGCCAGTCAGGGTGACAAATTGTCTactgttttttattatattcgaGCCACCTGTGTCAAGATTCCTTTCCCTGCATCCacaacaaatttggtaaatgtgTTAAGTTCAGCTATTGACAAGGAGGGTACAATAGAGAAAATTCAAACTAAGATGACTGTAAATGAATATATCCAGCTTTTCCTGTGTGCTCATGGACATTTCCAAACCATGCTTGATATAAAACAAGCCCAGTTAGCAGTTAAAAGTCTGAACTCAGTCATGACAGCACTTGTTGCTACTCAGAGCTTTAAGACAAAggaattgataaaaattagtGTTATCAATCTATATGCCTTTACATATTTGGGAAGGGACAAAGAACTTACTGATGACGAAGTGAAAATTAAGGATCTAATTTTACAGTTAATTGCAGGGTCTCTGAGTGCATTTTTAATGCCCATCTACACATTGCAAAATGAGGAGAGCTTATTAGAATATTACGCCTTACCTgcag tgaaaattcttatgtattttttgacaaataaacctgatactttgaaatgtaaagtttttaaagaacGAATGCAAATATGGCCTAGTTTGTGTAAATTGGTAAATTCTGCTCAAAGCCTGTTAATAGGCTTTAACTATAATAAAT TTTCAAAAAGTTCTCTCCTAGAAGACAGGCATTTACAAGGGTTTTTGcctttagaaaaaaacttaaaagagttaaattttaatgtggaCATAGATGATTGTGAAGTAGAAAGCAAAGTTCGAATGAGACGTATTGTAGATTTTGCAAAATGGTTATGTGATCATGATTTAGATGGAGTAAAACTAATCACCAA GACTGAAAATAAAggagttattaattttgaagctgtttTATCACAGCCAGATCCCACAAATGAACTTTTAGAGGAAATGAAGTCTTTTACAATTCAAGAACCTAAAGACGATAAATCTACAATta CATCATTTGATAAGAAAGCAGGGATATTAAAGCCTCAAGGTTCCCTTGAAAAATCCAGGGAAGAGCGAGAAGTTAAAAGTGTTAACACCGGTGGCGATGTAACGTTGAAACTCTACGATTCAGTAAAGAGTAAGAGGGCGAAGCATAATGTGGTGCTGCAAagtattttcaagaaaatggaGGAGAGTAAGCAG GTCAAATTCAATGTTGAAGAATCAGAAGTTAAAGATAAGACGGTGAAATTCGAAGCTCTAAAGGCATCTATACCACAAATACCCCCCAAGCAGCAGCCAAACAATCAATTCTCAAATAACCAACCAGTAAGAACGCAAAGTTTCAACCAAAACCACCTGGCTTTCCCTCCACAACCCCTTCCTTttcagcagcagcagcagcaaagTCAACCCCCAAATGACTATTTGACAAATCTCAGAAATTTGGGCAAAGGGGTTGATAATATGATGCCGCAATTCTCCAAAAACGGCCCTTATTCAAATCCCAATATGCTACCTCCTCAACAACCTCCTGTTAAGTTCCCTCCATCGTTCAATATCCCCCCACCACATTTTAACACCTGGGGCAGGGAAGATTTGAAATTACCTCCAAGTGGCCCTCATAATTCTTGGTGGGGAACTTTTAATCAACCTAGCAACCCCAATTTTGCAAATCAAGCTCAAAATCCTTATGGGGAAGTTAAGCCGAATTTTTCAGGCTTTTCGAATCCCCCGAATCAGAGTTTTGTAGCCCAAAGGCCACCGGAACCCTCGAATTATAATACCATGTCATTTCCGCACAACATACAACCAATGCaatataatattaatcaaCAACAGATGGTTAAAGTTGGCCCTCAAAATAACTCAAATAGAGCTCCTTACGATCCGTTTGGCTCTGCTTGGAGTGTAAATAGAAACTTCGGTGACGAAACGGGGCCTCAGTCCTCTATGTCCATGAGGCAGGCGATGTTAAAAGAAGGTACACTGCCAGGTGGCAGACAAGGAATGCAGGAAATGCCTCCACAAAGCCCTGGAGCTTATTCATTGTTCAATAATACTAGTTGGGCTCCCAGTGTGCCCAATCATCCTAGGGGAAATAAAATGGCGGATAACGTTGGCTTCAATGGGCCTCAACATTCATTGTTTGGAGGTCCGGGACCTCAATCACTGGCTCAGCTATTGGAATATCAGCAAAACCAAATGGGTCCTAATGTTAGAGGTAATGGTGCAACCCACAATCAAGACACTTAA
- the LOC136344155 gene encoding nonsense-mediated mRNA decay factor SMG7-like isoform X2, with amino-acid sequence MGYKAAIQILKQAEELKLKVLKKSDLLNDSEIWKNQQQLQNIYHEVLVLDLEYALDKKVELDLWNIGFKNHITDLQEKTRDKKNSRRSDFQALLTWTLESASGFYLSLLEELCNAFDIDLPFRRRGIIYGQQTVNNDQATIPQIASCSYICQYCLVHLGDIARYRNQRRQAESFYKQAILVSPHSGHPYNQLALLEASQGDKLSTVFYYIRATCVKIPFPASTTNLVNVLSSAIDKEGTIEKIQTKMTVNEYIQLFLCAHGHFQTMLDIKQAQLAVKSLNSVMTALVATQSFKTKELIKISVINLYAFTYLGRDKELTDDEVKIKDLILQLIAGSLSAFLMPIYTLQNEESLLEYYALPAVKILMYFLTNKPDTLKCKVFKERMQIWPSLCKLVNSAQSLLIGFNYNKFSKSSLLEDRHLQGFLPLEKNLKELNFNVDIDDCEVESKVRMRRIVDFAKWLCDHDLDGVKLITKTENKGVINFEAVLSQPDPTNELLEEMKSFTIQEPKDDKSTITSFDKKAGILKPQGSLEKSREEREVKSVNTGGDVTLKLYDSVKSKRAKHNVVLQSIFKKMEESKQVKFNVEESEVKDKTVKFEALKASIPQIPPKQQPNNQFSNNQPQQQQSQPPNDYLTNLRNLGKGVDNMMPQFSKNGPYSNPNMLPPQQPPVKFPPSFNIPPPHFNTWGREDLKLPPSGPHNSWWGTFNQPSNPNFANQAQNPYGEVKPNFSGFSNPPNQSFVAQRPPEPSNYNTMSFPHNIQPMQYNINQQQMVKVGPQNNSNRAPYDPFGSAWSVNRNFGDETGPQSSMSMRQAMLKEGTLPGGRQGMQEMPPQSPGAYSLFNNTSWAPSVPNHPRGNKMADNVGFNGPQHSLFGGPGPQSLAQLLEYQQNQMGPNVRGNGATHNQDT; translated from the exons aTGGGTTACAAAGCAGcaatccaaattttgaa GCAAGCAGAAGAATTGAAACTTAAagtacttaaaaaaagtgactTGTTAAATGATTCTGAAATCTGGAAAAACCAACAACAGCTTCAAAACATATACCATGAGGTTTTAGTGCTAGATCTGGAATATGCTCTAGATAAGAAGGTAGAACTTGATCTTTGGAATATAGGCTTTAAAAACCACATAACAGATTTGCAAGAAAAGACAAGGGATAAAAAG AATTCCCGCAGATCCGACTTTCAAGCTCTTTTAACATGGACTTTAGAGTCAGCATCAGGCTTTTATTTATCCCTTTTAGAAGAACTCTGCAATGCCTTTGACATAGACTTGCCATTTAGACGGCGAGGCATCATTTATGGGCAGCAAACTGTCAATAATGATCAGGCGACAATTCCACAAATTGCTTCTTGTTCCTACATTTGCCAGTATTGTTTAGTTCATTTGGGTGACATTGCAAGATACAGAAATCAAAGAAGACAAGcagaaagtttttataaacaagCAATTTTGGTGTCACCACACAGTGGGCATCCATATAATCAGTTGGCTTTACTTGAGGCCAGTCAGGGTGACAAATTGTCTactgttttttattatattcgaGCCACCTGTGTCAAGATTCCTTTCCCTGCATCCacaacaaatttggtaaatgtgTTAAGTTCAGCTATTGACAAGGAGGGTACAATAGAGAAAATTCAAACTAAGATGACTGTAAATGAATATATCCAGCTTTTCCTGTGTGCTCATGGACATTTCCAAACCATGCTTGATATAAAACAAGCCCAGTTAGCAGTTAAAAGTCTGAACTCAGTCATGACAGCACTTGTTGCTACTCAGAGCTTTAAGACAAAggaattgataaaaattagtGTTATCAATCTATATGCCTTTACATATTTGGGAAGGGACAAAGAACTTACTGATGACGAAGTGAAAATTAAGGATCTAATTTTACAGTTAATTGCAGGGTCTCTGAGTGCATTTTTAATGCCCATCTACACATTGCAAAATGAGGAGAGCTTATTAGAATATTACGCCTTACCTgcag tgaaaattcttatgtattttttgacaaataaacctgatactttgaaatgtaaagtttttaaagaacGAATGCAAATATGGCCTAGTTTGTGTAAATTGGTAAATTCTGCTCAAAGCCTGTTAATAGGCTTTAACTATAATAAAT TTTCAAAAAGTTCTCTCCTAGAAGACAGGCATTTACAAGGGTTTTTGcctttagaaaaaaacttaaaagagttaaattttaatgtggaCATAGATGATTGTGAAGTAGAAAGCAAAGTTCGAATGAGACGTATTGTAGATTTTGCAAAATGGTTATGTGATCATGATTTAGATGGAGTAAAACTAATCACCAA GACTGAAAATAAAggagttattaattttgaagctgtttTATCACAGCCAGATCCCACAAATGAACTTTTAGAGGAAATGAAGTCTTTTACAATTCAAGAACCTAAAGACGATAAATCTACAATta CATCATTTGATAAGAAAGCAGGGATATTAAAGCCTCAAGGTTCCCTTGAAAAATCCAGGGAAGAGCGAGAAGTTAAAAGTGTTAACACCGGTGGCGATGTAACGTTGAAACTCTACGATTCAGTAAAGAGTAAGAGGGCGAAGCATAATGTGGTGCTGCAAagtattttcaagaaaatggaGGAGAGTAAGCAG GTCAAATTCAATGTTGAAGAATCAGAAGTTAAAGATAAGACGGTGAAATTCGAAGCTCTAAAGGCATCTATACCACAAATACCCCCCAAGCAGCAGCCAAACAATCAATTCTCAAATAACCAACCA cagcagcagcaaagTCAACCCCCAAATGACTATTTGACAAATCTCAGAAATTTGGGCAAAGGGGTTGATAATATGATGCCGCAATTCTCCAAAAACGGCCCTTATTCAAATCCCAATATGCTACCTCCTCAACAACCTCCTGTTAAGTTCCCTCCATCGTTCAATATCCCCCCACCACATTTTAACACCTGGGGCAGGGAAGATTTGAAATTACCTCCAAGTGGCCCTCATAATTCTTGGTGGGGAACTTTTAATCAACCTAGCAACCCCAATTTTGCAAATCAAGCTCAAAATCCTTATGGGGAAGTTAAGCCGAATTTTTCAGGCTTTTCGAATCCCCCGAATCAGAGTTTTGTAGCCCAAAGGCCACCGGAACCCTCGAATTATAATACCATGTCATTTCCGCACAACATACAACCAATGCaatataatattaatcaaCAACAGATGGTTAAAGTTGGCCCTCAAAATAACTCAAATAGAGCTCCTTACGATCCGTTTGGCTCTGCTTGGAGTGTAAATAGAAACTTCGGTGACGAAACGGGGCCTCAGTCCTCTATGTCCATGAGGCAGGCGATGTTAAAAGAAGGTACACTGCCAGGTGGCAGACAAGGAATGCAGGAAATGCCTCCACAAAGCCCTGGAGCTTATTCATTGTTCAATAATACTAGTTGGGCTCCCAGTGTGCCCAATCATCCTAGGGGAAATAAAATGGCGGATAACGTTGGCTTCAATGGGCCTCAACATTCATTGTTTGGAGGTCCGGGACCTCAATCACTGGCTCAGCTATTGGAATATCAGCAAAACCAAATGGGTCCTAATGTTAGAGGTAATGGTGCAACCCACAATCAAGACACTTAA
- the LOC136344156 gene encoding WD repeat-containing protein 36 — protein MPPGSKVFLPCRSLGYVSNHIPLGVRYIKSRKENLIVTCVGKSFHTYGISHFGLLSVSGLHPEDITCMTTDAFHVYTACANVIYAWRRGTELKHTYRGHSHRIHLMIPFGPHLVSIDENNNLKVWDIKSETIFLELTFDHCTFNISALMHPSTYINKILLGSDKGQMQLWNLNKTKMVFAFKGWSVGISCIEQAPAIDIVAVGLVTGRIILHNLKYDETLMEFEQDWGLVTSISFRSDGNPIMATGSVCGHVVFWDLEVRRVSSQLLAAHDGAVTGMVCLPNEPLVLTSSPDNTLKLWIFDMPDGGARLLRIREGHSASPNYIRFHGANGHNILSAGSDSSLRIFNTQTEQFNKSLGKASYNRKVSKKRGRAVEDPLKMPPIIKFTSETTRDKEWDSIAAIHLGLSMVTSWSYDKVRMGNMKLVPERFQNKNLNSGLEVEATCLCLSHCGNFVIVGYSTGHVDRFNIQSGIWRDNYGNPKAHENSIRGVTTDGLNQVTVTGASDGIMKFWRFTCKGKPMLSKLNLEEPIRFFRSHRESSMLAVALEDFTVSIVDLDTMRIVRKFVGHMAQLTDATFSPDSRWLITSSMDCSIRTWNIPSGVLIDQFTTEAAPISIDMSPTGETLATAHVDYLGIFLWTNRTLYQRITLNAVSPEEEPPLIELPEVLQEHAEEDKLPEASDEPEFKSPEQLNEELLTLSGLPTSRWQNLLNIDIIKQRNKPKAPPKAPKAAPFFLPTVSSLTNFQFDLSSVLPTEQGHRKLLMPENFTNYTDFGKILDKTLESQDFTECVNNLKTLGPSMIDFEIRSLAPEAGGSVKLMLQFLKLIISILKSNRDFELAEAYLSVFLKSHGNLVAENDMLQRFLPEVRKCHLVVWERLQNELMYGICVVQNLKTM, from the exons ATGCCTCCCGGcagtaaagtttttttacccTGTCGTAGCTTAGGGTATGTGAGCAACCATATTCCATTAGGAGTTCGATATATCAAAAGCCGCAAAGAAAACCTTATTGTAACTTGCGTAGGAAAATCTTTTCATACGTATGGAATTTCTCACTTTGGACTGTTAAGCGTTAGTGGTTTACATCCTGAAGATATAACATGTATGACTACAGATGCATTTCATGTTTATACTGCATGTGCAAATGTTATTTATGCATGGAGAAGAGGCACAGAATTAAAACACACTTACAG AGGTCACAGTCACCGTATTCATCTAATGATACCTTTTGGACCCCATTTAGTGTCCATAGACGAAAACAATAATCTGAAAGTATGGGACATTAAGTCTGAAACAATATTCCTTGAATTAACTTTTGACCACTGTACATTCAACATATCGGCTCTCATGCATCCTAGCacttatataaataaaatattgttaggCAGTGATAAAGGCCAAATGCAGCTTTGGAATTTAAACAAGACAAAGAtggtttttgcttttaaaggTTGGAGTGTTGGGATAAGCTGTATTGAACAGGCTCCAGCTATAGATATAGTTGCTGTGGGGCTAGTGACTGGAAGAATTATTctccataatttaaaatatgatgAAACCTTAATGGAATTTGAACAAGATTGGGGGCTGGTGACAAGTATTTCATTTAGGTCTGATGGGAATCCAATTATGGCTACAGGCAGTGTTTGTGGACATGTAGTATTTTGGGACTTAGAGGTGAGAAGGGTGAGCAGTCAGTTATTGGCAGCTCATGATGGTGCTGTAACTGGCATGGTATGTTTGCCAAATGAGCCTTTAGTTTTAACCTCATCACCAGATAACACTTTAAAACTTTGGATTTTTGACATGCCTGATGGAGGAGCAAGACTACTCAGAATTAGAGAAGGCCATTCAGCTTCTCCTAATTACATTAGATTCCACGGAGCTAATGGTCATAATATTCTTAGTGCTGGCAGTGATTCTTCTCTTCGTATTTTCAATACCCAAACTGAACAATTCAACAAAAGTCTTGGGAAAGCCTCTTATAACAGAAAAGTTAGCAAAAAACGCGGGAGAGCAGTTGAAGACCCCTTAAAAATGCCtccaataattaaattcacaTCTGAAACCACTAGAGACAAGGAATGGGACAGTATTGCAGCAATTCACTTAGGGCTGTCAATGGTCACAAGCTGGTCTTATGACAAAGTCAGGATGGGGAATATGAAGCTGGTTCCTGAGAGATTTCAAAATAAGAATTTGAACAGTGGCCTTGAGGTGGAAGCAACTTGTTTATGTCTTAGCCATTGTGGCAACTTTGTTATTGTTGGTTATAGCACTGGACATGTAGACAGGTTTAATATACAGTCTGGTATTTGGAGGGATAATTATGGAAACCCAAAAGctcatgaaaattcaattagag GTGTAACTACAGATGGATTGAATCAAGTCACTGTCACTGGGGCCAGTGATGGCATAATGAAATTCTGGCGATTTACATGCAAAGGCAAGCCTATGTTGAGCAAACTGAATCTAGAGGAACCAATCAGATTTTTCCGATCACATAGAGAGAGTTCAATGTTAGCAGTAGCCCTTGAAGACTTTACAGTGTCAATTGTGGATTTGGATACCATGAGAATAGTTAGAAAATTTGTTGGACATATGGCTCAGCTGACTGATGCAACATTTAGTCCTGACTCCAGATGGTTGA TTACTTCTTCAATGGACTGCAGCATCCGTACTTGGAATATACCTTCGGGGGTATTAATTGATCAGTTTACCACTGAGGCAGCCCCTATTTCTATTGACATGTCTCCCACGGGGGAAACACTGGCCACTGCACATGTGGATTATCTTG GAATATTCCTCTGGACTAATCGCACATTATATCAAAGAATAACGTTAAATGCAGTATCGCCTGAGGAAGAACCTCCTTTAATTGAACTACCTgag gTATTGCAAGAACATGCAGAAGAAGATAAACTTCCAGAAGCAAGTGATGAACCTGAATTTAAATCGCCAGAACAACTTAATGAGGAACTTCTTACTCTCTCCGGTTTACCAACCTCAAGATGGCAGAATCTTCTTAATATTGATATAATTAAGCAGCGTAACAAACCGAAAGCGCCCCCGAAAGCACCGAAAGCAGCCCCCTTTTTCCTCCCAACAGTTTCATCTTTAACAAACTTTCAATTCGATTTAAGCAGTGTGTTACCAACTGAACAGGGTCATCGGAAACTTTTAATGCCAGAGAACTTTACTAATTACACAGACTTTGGGAAAATATTGGACAAAACCCTGGAATCGCAGGATTTCACGGAATGCGTGAACAACCTCAAAACTTTAGGACCTTCAATGATAGATTTTGAAATTAGATCCCTCGCTCCAGAAGCGGGTGGATCAGTGAAATTAATgctgcaatttttgaaattaattatttccattttgaaaTCAAACAGGGATTTTGAGTTAGCTGAGGCATATTTAAGTGTGTTCCTGAAATCACATGGTAATTTAGTGGCTGAAAATGATATGTTACAGCGGTTTCTGCCTGAAGTGCGGAAGTGCCATTTGGTGGTGTGGGAAAGACTACAAAACGAACTAATGTATGGTATATGTGttgtacaaaatttgaaaacaatgtaa